The following coding sequences lie in one Metallumcola ferriviriculae genomic window:
- a CDS encoding 4Fe-4S dicluster domain-containing protein produces MERINLSTTAAESRTLREQIKAHSGVDVKDCYQCGKCTAGCPVAFAMDYTPRQVIRLVQLGLKDEALKCHSIWLCACCETCYARCPRQVDLAKLMEALRIEAKGMGYIPEKNVDLFNDLFLKSVEKNGRVHEMGLILQYNLQSRQFLKDATLAPKLFTDGKIHIAAEKIADNGAVKRIFDKVRNMGEEVK; encoded by the coding sequence ATGGAACGGATAAATCTTAGTACCACTGCGGCAGAAAGCCGTACGCTCAGGGAACAAATCAAAGCTCACAGCGGGGTTGATGTAAAGGATTGCTATCAATGCGGCAAGTGTACTGCAGGGTGCCCGGTAGCATTTGCCATGGATTATACTCCGCGGCAGGTTATTAGATTGGTGCAGCTAGGCTTAAAAGATGAGGCATTGAAGTGTCACAGTATTTGGCTATGCGCTTGTTGCGAGACATGTTATGCCCGGTGCCCGCGTCAAGTAGACTTGGCTAAATTAATGGAAGCGCTGCGAATTGAAGCAAAAGGGATGGGATATATTCCTGAAAAGAATGTTGACCTTTTCAATGATCTTTTCCTTAAGTCCGTTGAAAAAAACGGCAGAGTACATGAAATGGGCCTGATCTTGCAATACAATCTTCAAAGCAGACAGTTTCTCAAGGATGCTACTTTAGCTCCCAAACTGTTTACAGACGGTAAAATCCATATCGCTGCAGAAAAAATTGCGGATAACGGTGCAGTGAAAAGAATCTTTGATAAGGTAAGAAATATGGGAGAGGAGGTTAAATAA
- a CDS encoding CoB--CoM heterodisulfide reductase iron-sulfur subunit B family protein, which translates to MKYAYYPGCSLNSTGIEYNVSAKAVAKHLGLELWEIPEWNCCGASAAHNTDHLLSLALPARNLAIAEKEGLDVAVPCAACFNRLKATQQAVRQSSATKETINSVIEMEYQGTNDVLALSEALVRAFSLESIKEKVVRPLTDLKAAVYYGCLLVRPPELTQFDDAEDPQSVDNIITALGADPVNWAFKVECCGAGHSTTRPDVGLPMIDKILADAKANGADCVVTACPLCFLNLDMRQKEIEQKYDRSYQLPIFYFTELMGLAFGYSTKDMGVNKHFVNPMPLLEGKDLLRHPATRRDEA; encoded by the coding sequence ATGAAGTATGCTTATTATCCTGGCTGCTCCCTTAATTCCACAGGCATAGAGTATAATGTTTCTGCAAAGGCGGTGGCCAAGCACCTGGGTCTGGAGCTGTGGGAGATTCCCGAATGGAACTGCTGCGGTGCTTCCGCGGCACATAATACAGACCATCTGCTTTCACTGGCTCTTCCGGCACGGAATCTGGCCATAGCAGAAAAAGAGGGGCTTGATGTGGCGGTGCCATGTGCAGCTTGTTTCAATCGGCTTAAAGCTACGCAGCAGGCAGTAAGGCAATCTTCGGCCACCAAAGAGACTATCAACAGTGTTATTGAGATGGAATACCAGGGGACAAACGATGTGCTGGCTTTATCTGAAGCTTTGGTCAGAGCTTTTAGTTTGGAAAGCATTAAAGAAAAAGTTGTTCGCCCGTTAACGGATTTAAAGGCGGCGGTTTATTATGGTTGTTTATTGGTTAGGCCGCCTGAACTGACACAGTTTGACGATGCAGAGGACCCACAAAGCGTGGATAATATCATCACTGCTTTGGGAGCCGACCCTGTCAACTGGGCCTTCAAGGTAGAGTGTTGTGGCGCGGGCCATTCCACCACCAGACCCGATGTAGGACTGCCTATGATAGATAAGATTCTGGCAGATGCCAAGGCTAATGGTGCTGATTGTGTGGTAACCGCATGCCCGCTTTGTTTCTTGAATTTAGATATGCGTCAGAAGGAAATTGAGCAGAAATATGACCGCTCTTATCAATTACCAATTTTCTACTTTACTGAATTGATGGGATTAGCTTTTGGCTATTCAACCAAGGATATGGGGGTCAACAAGCACTTTGTTAACCCTATGCCTTTATTAGAAGGAAAAGATCTATTGAGACATCCGGCCACAAGGAGGGATGAAGCATGA
- a CDS encoding CoB--CoM heterodisulfide reductase iron-sulfur subunit A family protein: MNRIGVFVCHCGTNIAATVDVAHVAEAARTMPNVVFATDYKYMCSEPGQEEIRKAIKEHNLNRVVVASCTPRLHETTFRKTLENSGLNPYLLEISNIREQCAWVHSKEKDAATTKAVELVRMAVAKSSKNEELHSTNIPVTKKALVIGAGIAGMQTAIDIADAGHQVVLVERETTIGGKMAMLDKTFPTLDCSAUISTPKMVAAAQHPNITLLTYSEVEKVDGYIGNFDVTIRKKAKYVDYDKCNGCGLCTTKCPKKKIPSEYNLGLGTRTAIYLPFPQAVPAKPTIDAENCRKLNEDKCGVCAKVCPVGAINFEDQDELVTDRFGAIIMATGFDLFEWDKAYGEYGYGKYPDVITGLQFERMSNAAGPTDGKILRPSDGKEPKNVVFIKCVGSRDDAKGKSYCSRACCMYTAKHAHQVLEKIPDSNAYVFYMDVRTAGKAYEEFYQKTLDDGAVYLRGRVSKIYQRGDKLIVLGEDSLIGKQVEVEADMVVLATAMVPSIGSGKMANIVGFQVDKDGLYQEAHPKLRPVETHTGGVFLAGACQGPKDIPDTVAQASAAAVKIAALFSKDEMATDPMISNVNENICSGCALCNPVCPYGAIEMKIIEERVPGGTVERQVASVNKGLCQGCGACTVACRSGAINLKGFTNEQILAEVDAVCL, encoded by the coding sequence ATGAATAGAATTGGAGTTTTTGTTTGCCATTGCGGTACTAATATTGCCGCTACAGTTGACGTAGCACATGTAGCAGAAGCTGCACGTACCATGCCCAATGTGGTGTTTGCCACAGATTACAAGTATATGTGTTCTGAGCCCGGGCAGGAGGAAATCCGCAAGGCGATCAAGGAGCATAACCTCAATAGGGTAGTGGTAGCCAGTTGCACACCGCGGCTGCATGAAACAACTTTCCGTAAGACTTTAGAAAATTCTGGGTTAAACCCCTATCTGTTAGAGATATCCAATATCCGTGAACAGTGTGCCTGGGTACATTCCAAGGAAAAAGATGCGGCCACTACAAAAGCCGTCGAATTGGTAAGAATGGCCGTGGCTAAATCTTCTAAAAATGAGGAATTGCATAGCACGAACATTCCAGTTACGAAAAAGGCATTGGTAATCGGTGCCGGGATTGCCGGTATGCAGACCGCGATAGATATAGCTGATGCCGGCCATCAAGTAGTACTAGTAGAGAGGGAGACCACCATTGGCGGTAAAATGGCCATGTTGGATAAGACTTTCCCCACTCTGGATTGCTCCGCCTGAATAAGCACACCGAAAATGGTTGCTGCGGCGCAGCACCCTAATATTACTTTGTTAACTTATTCAGAGGTAGAAAAAGTAGATGGCTATATCGGTAACTTCGATGTTACCATTCGTAAAAAGGCAAAATATGTAGATTATGATAAGTGTAATGGTTGTGGGCTCTGTACAACCAAGTGTCCCAAAAAGAAAATACCCAGCGAGTACAATCTGGGTTTAGGTACACGTACTGCTATTTATTTACCGTTTCCCCAAGCGGTGCCCGCTAAGCCAACTATCGATGCTGAGAACTGCCGCAAGCTTAATGAAGATAAATGCGGGGTTTGTGCAAAGGTTTGCCCGGTGGGGGCGATTAATTTTGAAGATCAGGATGAACTGGTTACCGATAGATTTGGTGCTATCATTATGGCTACCGGTTTTGACCTGTTCGAATGGGATAAGGCATATGGCGAGTATGGTTATGGTAAATACCCGGATGTTATTACCGGCTTGCAGTTTGAAAGGATGTCAAATGCCGCGGGCCCTACTGACGGAAAGATTTTACGACCTTCTGACGGTAAGGAGCCCAAAAATGTAGTGTTTATTAAATGCGTTGGTTCCAGAGATGATGCCAAGGGTAAAAGCTATTGCTCAAGGGCCTGCTGTATGTATACAGCTAAACACGCCCATCAAGTATTGGAAAAAATCCCGGATTCAAACGCTTACGTATTCTATATGGATGTACGTACAGCGGGTAAAGCTTACGAAGAGTTTTATCAGAAGACTTTGGATGACGGAGCAGTTTATTTACGGGGCAGAGTATCAAAGATTTATCAGCGTGGCGATAAACTGATTGTTCTTGGTGAAGACTCCCTAATCGGCAAGCAGGTAGAAGTTGAAGCTGATATGGTGGTATTAGCTACGGCAATGGTACCCAGCATTGGGTCAGGAAAAATGGCCAATATTGTTGGTTTCCAGGTTGATAAAGACGGTCTCTATCAAGAAGCGCATCCAAAATTGCGTCCTGTGGAAACACATACCGGTGGAGTATTCTTAGCCGGTGCCTGTCAGGGACCCAAAGATATTCCGGACACGGTAGCCCAAGCCAGTGCGGCTGCGGTTAAAATTGCGGCGCTATTTTCTAAGGACGAAATGGCTACCGATCCCATGATTAGCAATGTCAATGAAAATATCTGCTCCGGGTGTGCACTTTGTAATCCCGTTTGCCCTTACGGAGCAATAGAAATGAAGATAATTGAAGAAAGAGTCCCCGGCGGAACTGTGGAGCGTCAGGTTGCTTCGGTTAATAAAGGACTTTGTCAAGGTTGTGGCGCCTGTACGGTAGCCTGTCGTTCCGGGGCAATTAATTTAAAAGGATTTACTAATGAACAAATCCTAGCGGAGGTGGATGCAGTATGTCTGTAG